The DNA segment ttttaataaaaataaatatatataatttttcttagCACAAAAATGTAACGGATACATAGACACACATTCATATggatgtatataaattttatgatagAATGgggaatttttaattttttgtaattcTTTGGTTGCTCATATTATGTTTGAGTACTtaaccaataaaataatatctaatataacatattcgTCAATTAGtgatttctaattttatttccaTTTTGACATAATTATTTATAACTTAAAGCACCAATTAGTATGTTTATGttgtatattaaaaaatctatatttccaaaataaaatatgtcaaataaaattcacttatgttttaataaaacagATAGATGtgtcttaaatttttttatgtgtcaaatatattttcttctatgtttaattttgagaaaaatatcaaataaaaagagctatatatatatatatatatttgtttttgtgtatatatgtgtgtgtgtgaataatattaatcatcaaattatttaacatatatttaagaaataattttatatgtttcaataaaacatttataatttatatttgtatgtgGAATGAAATAACAATACACAAGTATATAATATTCAAAGTttgtatgttatattttaataaatttatttaattttatagtaaaatttaattagaGAATATTCTGGTTAGAGAATAATGGTAAGTTTGGTTAGAGCATAatctaacaaaataatttatttatatttaataaactaataattattaaattggtgtcataaattttaatcattaatgtaaatgaattattatttttaaaaatatttcagttttaataatatatttgaattggAAATAAATAAGAATCCTAAATAAATGGTAGGCTTAAGTGCTTTCCTTAAATCTATAGGCTGGTGCACAAATATAGAAAGTAATTTGTACACTGACTCAAAATATTATTCCATAAATTTAGAGTTTTTGTTACTGTTTtcattgaaatataaaatataactgaTTTTAgtcaaagtttcaaaaaaaaattgagtttttttgcGGTTAAATAGTAGGATAATAGATTATCTGATTCAGAAATATTTAAGAGTCTGATTTGAATGAACCTATGTTAACagtaacaaaaatataacatgggtttttgattcataaaaaagCACATGAACATGTtcagcaaaaaataaaaaataaagcacATGAACACCAGTTTATGATTTTGACGCAAGAGTGATACGAATGACGTGTAGCTTATGAATTAGAAAAATTGTAAGTactttgaataataaaattattaaatcatttttttcttttggcagAGGTTAGAGCATCTATTGATGGTGAGGATGAAACGAAAACAAACTTTGGGTGAGTAATTTTATGggtaattaaaaatgttttatatgtcATTCATTACTTTCCTCTTATGCTTACTGATTTTACGGTTTAATGATTTGATGTAATCCAAGTTTTTATTTCGGATTCGTTTTGGGAAATCAGTTACTAATATAAGAAAAGACAGTAATTAATATTAcagttaattaatatttcaatGGCATAAAGTTGTAAATATTGTGCAATTCTAAGAGATAattactatttgtacttcagttttaatagattagactagattttgatccgcacgcccgtgcgggtgtatatttttacgaaatatgttgtttttcatgtcaatattagagttagACAAAAATCTGAATCTAAAAAATGGAAtcgatcccgatccaaaaaaaaacacaaaacccaaaccaaaattgattagatataaaaaatttaatattttgagaaCTGAAACCGtatccgatccgaaccaaagtatttcaTATACTtgaatgtattcgaaatagatttatatacttatatatattattttagacttaatgtatattaaaacatccagaatatatatggtacttataagttggtttaaataattaaaaaatatataaatagttaaatataaatatctaaaatagttaaagtatactcaaatcaccacaaatacttaacataattattgattctctatccaaatatttaaatcaaaccaattttaTGTTAACTTCGGTattcttatatatgttattcaaatttatatgtaatatattattttatttatatattttgagaaatttaaagtatataatgaatttaaatgggttatccgaacttgaacaaacccgcaaagatccgaatcgtatccaaaccaaaatttagaaatatctgaatgtaatttaaatctttgatcccgaaaacctcaaacccaaacagatctaaaccaaacccgaatgggtacccgtaCGCCCACtcctaattcacaatctatttttttcatttaaaatacatcaaacatataattattagtattttatacatactatcatataaataatcacatatattatattttcaataatcacatatattgaaaacattttttaataataattattggaaaatattttagtaaaaataagtttttaatatatgtatattttaaatcaattttgatataaattaaattaaattattattttgatttgaaatatgtatataaagtttaaattttgctttataattattttagacaaatgctatttttagataattagattagctcatttttcgtatattttaaagttgacataaatagataatttttcataatataaagatttccaattttttaataacataaattcattattttcataGTATAGTGCTATCTACGattccaaacaatataaaatcttttttaatactgttattcatgtttctaaacaaatctatttttttaaactgatatttacaaatctacttttttaaactgctatccaaatttccaaacaaacatctttttaaaattgttatctatgtttctaaacaaacctaatttgtatttcagttttaaaaatatagatttatgtATGCAATTAATCCGAACGCATGACTTACTACCTATTTACTAAAGTTATGAATTAGTCTTGGAAACGTAATGTTCGTTCAATAAGATTTTGGCACTTAATTCAATCACCcggtttattaatttatttaattcctTTTATGCAGAGATTGGGATTGTGGTGACAGTTACACGAAGGATAAATCACATTTTATGATTAGAgatatacaaatttattaaatttgagtGAATGTGTAGAGATAATATCACTGGCATGACTTGTAAATATTGAGTAAAAGTTAGGGTTATTttccatttgtacttcacttttaatagaatagatatcttttattttattaatattttctctaaTATAATCATCCAGCAGAGTATTCGAAGAATATTGATTTTGCCTTTTTAACCAAAGTGTATACATtatttgaagatgatgatgataatggaCACGTCAGCATTATCTCGTTTTCTGGAAACGTAAGGTCCAAACTCAGAAGTAGACTTGTTGTCATTCATCGACCACACCCAggacaaaacaaaaatgtagaTAAAATGATCATGCAAAACGGACCGTTGGATCTTCTTTTAAAGCTAGGTCTTCTGTTTCCCAACTTCTCTCCACAGAAACACTCGTTCTCTGCCATGGCCAAACCGGTGTCTATTGAAGTGTATAATCCCAATGGGAAGTACAGAGTCGTCAGCACGAAACCGATGCCTGGTACTCGCTGGATCAATCTCTTGGTCGACCAAGGTTGTCGCGTCGAGGTAACCATTTAAACTTTTTcaatctttaaattaatataatagttCGTTCAGAAACTCATAATAAACCTGAATCTAATAATACTAAAggttttttatctttttttcttgaatatatAGATATGCCATTTGAAGAAGACAATCTTGTCTGTTGAAGACATCATTGATCTGATTGGAAACAGGTGTGATGGAGTCATCGGTCAGgtaatgaaaatgaaaatgaaaatgaaagaCAAAGTGTCTGTGACATTATGTACCATCATGTAtatgaaagttaaaaaaaaaacaagttttaagttgtttttgttttgtttatagttGACGGAAGATTGGGGAGAGACACTGTTTTCAGCTCTGAGCAAAGCTGGAGGGAAAGCTTTCAGCAACATGGCCGTAGGTTACAACAACGTCGATGTTGAAGCCGCCAATAAGTATGGTATCGCCGTTGGTAACACTCCTGGAGTGTTGACCGAGACGACCGCTGAACTAGCTGCTTCTCTTTCCCTTGCGGCTGCGAGAAGGATCGTTGAAGCTGATGGTTTCATGAGAGGTGGCTTGTACGAGGGTTGGCTTCCTCATCTGTAAGACCCAATCTAACAacttagtcttcttcttggagCCTATCTATTGTGTagctgaaaaataaataaataaatacttttaatttttttaaaatagtttaaaaagaattttggatttcaaaaaaaaagaatttgacaAAAAATTGAGAAAAAGAAGTTTGAAATCAAAAGTGTATTATGAACTGGAGCTATTTCTAAGTAAAAATTTCTAGAAATTTTTGGAGACCAATACCAATGTCTCACAGAACTGTGTCCGGACCGGACTGTGTGGAAAAGCTAAGGTGGTTGTTTGGGTTTTGGTAGGTTTGTGGGGAACTTACTTAAAGGACAGACCGTGGGAGTTATTGGAGCTGGACGTATTGGGTCTGCTTATGCTAGAATGATGGTAAGGCCTCTCTGTTGCATGACATTTTGTTAATTTGAGATCCCATATTATATACAcaaaagcttcttttttttttacataattgATTTCAAGAACAGGTTGAAGGGTTCAAGATGAATTTGATCTACTTTGATCTTTACCAATCCACTCGTCTTGAGAAATTCGTGACAGGTtcttacagtttttttttaatacaatctactctttctctttttttttttcttttttttttgaagtttattaTATTTGAGACAATGGTCATTATATTGGCAGCTTATGGACAATTCTTGAAAGCAAATGGGGAACAACCTGTGACATGGAAACGAGCTTCTTCCATGGAGGAGGTTCTGCGTGAGGCTGATCTGGtaattaaaacttattttggtttacatttttagtgtatctaaaaaaaaaactgaactgGTTTGTGTctgaaaaaaaacagataagtCTTCACCCTGTGTTGGACAAAACCACTTACCATCTTGTCAATAAGGAGAGGCTTGCCATGATGAAAAAGGTTCTTGTTTCTCTTTGAACTCtcttatttattgaattttttttcttttgttttgtttttgattgaaTTTAGTTTTGCTTTTCAGGAAGCAATTCTTGTGAACTGCAGTAGAGGTCCTGTGATCGATGAGGTAGCTCTTGTCAATCATCTAAGAGAGAACCCAATG comes from the Raphanus sativus cultivar WK10039 unplaced genomic scaffold, ASM80110v3 Scaffold2496, whole genome shotgun sequence genome and includes:
- the LOC108827314 gene encoding glycerate dehydrogenase HPR, peroxisomal, which produces MIMQNGPLDLLLKLGLLFPNFSPQKHSFSAMAKPVSIEVYNPNGKYRVVSTKPMPGTRWINLLVDQGCRVEICHLKKTILSVEDIIDLIGNRCDGVIGQLTEDWGETLFSALSKAGGKAFSNMAVGYNNVDVEAANKYGIAVGNTPGVLTETTAELAASLSLAAARRIVEADGFMRGGLYEGWLPHLFVGNLLKGQTVGVIGAGRIGSAYARMMVEGFKMNLIYFDLYQSTRLEKFVTAYGQFLKANGEQPVTWKRASSMEEVLREADLISLHPVLDKTTYHLVNKERLAMMKKEAILVNCSRGPVIDEVALVNHLRENPMFRVGLDVFEEEPFMKPGLADMKNAIVVPHIASASKWTREGMATLAALNVVGRIKGYPIWSDPNRVDPFLNENASPPNASPSIVNSKALGLPVSKL